A window of the Bacteroides thetaiotaomicron VPI-5482 genome harbors these coding sequences:
- a CDS encoding glycoside hydrolase family 43 protein: MKKLKHSILSLLLLMGACIVSCSNDDGQTSSTEPDEVGGESFTIPVSSLRLRDPFILVDKKTSMYYLHFNNNLKIRVYKSKDLSTWKDEGYSFIAKSDFWGQQDFWAPDVYEYEGRYYLFTTFSNAGVKRGTSILVSDSPKGPFTPLVNKAITPSGWMCLDGSLYIDKEGNPWLLFCREWLETIDGEIYAQRLAKDLKTTEGDPYLLFKASEAPWVGSITSSGVTGNVTDAPFIYRLDDGKLIMLWSSFRKTDGKYAIGQAVSASGNVLGPWVQEPETLNSDDGGHAMVFKDLKGRLMISYHAPNSQTEHPVITPIYIKDGKFVALN; the protein is encoded by the coding sequence ATGAAAAAGTTAAAGCATTCTATTCTTTCGCTCTTGTTATTGATGGGAGCGTGTATTGTCAGTTGTAGTAATGATGATGGACAGACTTCCTCCACCGAGCCGGATGAAGTGGGGGGAGAAAGTTTCACGATTCCTGTATCGAGTTTGCGTTTGCGGGACCCGTTTATTCTGGTCGACAAGAAAACTTCGATGTATTATCTTCATTTCAATAATAACTTGAAAATCAGAGTTTATAAAAGTAAAGACCTGTCCACGTGGAAAGACGAAGGCTATTCTTTTATAGCTAAAAGTGATTTCTGGGGGCAACAGGACTTTTGGGCACCGGATGTGTATGAATATGAAGGACGTTATTATTTATTTACTACATTCAGTAATGCGGGAGTGAAGCGGGGAACTTCTATTCTAGTTTCCGATAGTCCGAAAGGCCCTTTCACTCCACTTGTAAACAAGGCGATTACTCCTTCCGGCTGGATGTGCCTGGATGGATCTTTGTATATTGACAAAGAAGGAAATCCCTGGCTGTTGTTCTGTCGTGAGTGGCTGGAGACCATCGACGGTGAAATTTATGCCCAACGGCTGGCGAAAGATCTGAAAACGACAGAAGGTGATCCGTATCTGTTGTTCAAGGCTTCGGAAGCTCCCTGGGTAGGCTCTATTACAAGTTCCGGGGTGACGGGCAATGTTACGGATGCTCCTTTTATCTATCGTCTGGATGATGGAAAACTGATTATGCTATGGTCCAGTTTCCGAAAGACAGATGGAAAATATGCCATCGGGCAGGCTGTCTCGGCATCGGGTAATGTTCTTGGTCCTTGGGTGCAGGAGCCCGAAACGCTAAATAGTGACGATGGCGGACACGCGATGGTATTCAAGGATCTTAAAGGCAGGCTGATGATTTCTTATCATGCACCGAATTCGCAGACGGAACATCCGGTGATAACACCTATTTATATTAAGGATGGAAAATTTGTAGCTCTGAATTAA
- a CDS encoding RagB/SusD family nutrient uptake outer membrane protein, whose protein sequence is MKKLAKKLLLLFISIQFVACEGSLEPHLYGVVDTGNAFNTPADLSAATVALYYELRQKGWGPYLFCDGSSFVMDEVSTEEWTTKWSWVAFLNGSWTDADQMVKGFYNWTAPNITRCTYTIAKMEESPVTQSVKDLYIAEVRALRAFFMFDLYRLYGPMPMILEADQAINPDPDYKPYRPTSEEVGTFLTTELRAAADALPVEQAEYGRITKGAALHYLLKYYMHEKQWQNALETANEIIGLNYYELEKDYASIFSAQNEGNKELMFVVRAEPLADYGNHTYANILPGDYASPSGNIVEGWSGHRMPWGFYDTFDENDRRRALAQAEYTSKSGATVDLRASGDVGALPLKYGIDPEATGTWAGNDKVLDRYAEVLLFKAEALNELNGPNQGSVDLINDIRKRAFGFGTSLPAIPVFKESFDGEFVDNVIGIFSMNNYDQAGGSAWKYDVDKNNTLNNGNSLRVEVESSGTEFWTLQMRTEPLVAKGRKYSIKMKLKASKDIQFEIRVEGPLSHMESISLKAGEVREFSTQTGKATEDQNCALFLALGNSGSGYELWIDEIEFTAMEQAADGGDAIIKQLSDFPDKESLRDWILKERGWEFWYEGKRREDLIRMGKYVETGKKYSTNFSEKNLLFPIPTSVIIENSHIEQNPHY, encoded by the coding sequence ATGAAGAAATTAGCTAAAAAACTATTATTACTATTTATAAGCATTCAGTTTGTAGCCTGTGAGGGGAGCTTGGAACCTCACTTGTATGGAGTTGTAGATACTGGAAATGCGTTTAATACTCCTGCAGACCTTTCGGCTGCAACGGTTGCCCTTTATTATGAATTACGCCAAAAAGGCTGGGGACCTTATTTGTTTTGTGATGGAAGTTCTTTTGTAATGGATGAAGTTTCAACCGAAGAATGGACTACCAAGTGGTCATGGGTTGCTTTTCTGAATGGTTCGTGGACGGATGCTGACCAGATGGTGAAAGGATTTTATAACTGGACTGCTCCTAATATCACCCGTTGCACTTATACGATAGCGAAAATGGAAGAGTCTCCGGTAACCCAGTCGGTGAAAGACTTGTATATTGCGGAGGTCCGGGCGCTCAGAGCCTTTTTCATGTTCGATTTATATCGGCTTTATGGTCCTATGCCAATGATTCTGGAAGCCGACCAGGCAATCAATCCGGACCCGGATTATAAACCTTACAGACCTACGTCTGAAGAAGTCGGAACTTTCCTGACGACAGAACTACGTGCTGCTGCCGACGCACTTCCGGTAGAACAAGCTGAATACGGACGTATCACAAAGGGAGCTGCCCTGCATTATTTACTGAAATATTATATGCATGAAAAGCAGTGGCAGAATGCTCTCGAAACGGCAAATGAGATTATCGGTCTGAATTACTATGAACTGGAGAAGGATTATGCAAGTATATTTTCAGCTCAGAACGAAGGTAATAAAGAACTGATGTTTGTTGTGAGAGCTGAACCACTGGCAGATTATGGTAATCATACATATGCAAATATTTTGCCGGGTGACTACGCTTCACCCTCTGGAAACATCGTTGAAGGCTGGTCCGGACACCGGATGCCGTGGGGATTCTATGATACGTTTGATGAAAATGACCGGCGAAGAGCTTTGGCACAGGCCGAATATACATCAAAGTCCGGTGCTACAGTTGATTTGAGAGCCAGTGGTGATGTAGGCGCTTTGCCTTTGAAATATGGGATTGATCCTGAAGCTACAGGTACATGGGCAGGCAATGATAAGGTACTCGACCGATATGCGGAAGTGTTGTTATTTAAGGCGGAAGCATTGAATGAACTGAATGGTCCTAATCAGGGAAGTGTCGATCTGATTAATGATATCCGGAAACGTGCTTTTGGCTTTGGCACCTCTCTGCCTGCAATACCCGTTTTTAAAGAGAGCTTTGACGGAGAGTTTGTTGACAATGTTATAGGGATATTCTCGATGAATAACTACGATCAGGCCGGTGGATCTGCCTGGAAGTATGATGTGGATAAAAACAACACGTTGAATAACGGAAACAGCTTACGTGTGGAAGTTGAATCTTCGGGTACGGAATTCTGGACTTTGCAGATGCGAACAGAGCCTTTGGTTGCAAAAGGGCGTAAGTATTCAATAAAGATGAAGTTGAAAGCCTCGAAAGACATTCAGTTTGAAATACGCGTTGAAGGACCATTGAGCCACATGGAATCTATCTCTTTGAAAGCAGGCGAAGTAAGGGAATTCTCCACACAGACAGGTAAAGCTACGGAAGATCAAAATTGTGCTCTGTTCCTTGCTTTGGGAAATTCCGGAAGCGGATATGAACTCTGGATTGATGAAATAGAGTTTACAGCGATGGAACAGGCTGCTGATGGTGGAGATGCTATCATAAAGCAATTATCCGATTTCCCGGATAAGGAGTCGTTGAGAGACTGGATTCTGAAAGAAAGAGGCTGGGAGTTCTGGTATGAAGGAAAGCGCAGGGAAGATTTGATCCGGATGGGGAAATATGTAGAAACCGGAAAGAAGTATAGTACTAATTTCTCAGAGAAGAATCTTTTGTTCCCGATTCCTACTTCGGTCATTATTGAAAATTCTCATATCGAGCAGAATCCTCATTATTGA